The following are encoded in a window of Alosa sapidissima isolate fAloSap1 chromosome 12, fAloSap1.pri, whole genome shotgun sequence genomic DNA:
- the tssk6 gene encoding testis-specific serine/threonine-protein kinase 6, whose amino-acid sequence MYTEKVLRGMGYKMEAMLGEGSYSKVKLAHSQKHKSQVAIKVVDRKKAPHDFVHKFLPRELALLRTVRHENIVRVYEFIEVCNGRLYIVMEAAATDLLQKVQEGNGVPADVARAMFSQIVNAVSYLHHNGIVHRDLKCENILLTADNQVRLTDFGFGRFAAGYPDLSQTYCGSAAYAPPEVLLGVPYDPRKYDVWSLGVILYVMVTGCMPFDDSNVAALPLIQRKALVYPDDVAVEESVRVIVSLLLQFSPSTRPSIKQVSEQSWLQQSRGDGINRTG is encoded by the coding sequence ATGTACACGGAAAAGGTATTGAGGGGTATGGGCTATAAGATGGAGGCCATGTTAGGTGAGGGAAGTTACTCCAAAGTTAAACTGGCTCATTCCCAAAAGCACAAGTCTCAGGTGGCCATAAAAGTTGTAGACCGCAAGAAAGCCCCGCACGATTTCGTCCACAAGTTTCTTCCAAGAGAGCTTGCACTGTTGCGAACTGTAAGGCAcgagaacattgttcgtgtttATGAATTCATCGAAGTTTGCAATGGGCGGTTATATATCGTCATGGAGGCGGCGGCTACAGACCTTTTGCAAAAGGTTCAAGAGGGCAACGGTGTACCAGCAGATGTAGCCAGGGCCATGTTCTCCCAGATAGTCAACGCTGTGAGTTACTTGCACCATAATGGAATCGTACACCGGGACCTCAAATGCGAGAACATCCTACTTACTGCGGACAACCAAGTGAGGTTAACGGATTTTGGATTTGGGAGATTTGCGGCTGGTTATCCCGATCTGAGCCAGACTTACTGTGGCTCTGCAGCCTATGCTCCACCAGAGGTGCTCCTAGGTGTGCCTTACGACCCCAGGAAGTATGATGTGTGGAGTTTGGGAGTGATTCTGTATGTCATGGTCACTGGATGTATGCCTTTCGACGACTCCAACGTCGCTGCACTGCCACTGATCCAGCGCAAGGCCTTGGTGTACCCAGATGATGTTGCGGTGGAGGAGTCTGTTCGCGTCATCGTATCGCTTCTGTTGCAGTTCAGCCCTTCGACGCGCCCATCAATCAAACAGGTTTCCGAGCAGTCTTGGCTTCAACAGTCAAGAGGCGATGGTATCAATCGAACGGGGTAA